GGCCGGAATATCTTTCAGGCCGCCCAGCCGGCCCGGCTGGTCCAGGCCCTGCACGGCATCGTCCATGACGATTGGGAAGTGGCCCAGGCCATGGAACTGTTACAGTAGGAGAGCATCATGATCCAAGTTTGGTTCAAGGCCGTACCCTTTGACAAGACCGCCGTGACTCTGGCCCTGGAATCCGGCGTGGACGCTCTGATCGCCCCGGCGGACAAGGTTGATGAGGTCAAGGCCCTGGGGCGGGTGGTGGTTTTCGCCGAGGACGAGGTGGACGCGATCCGGCTGGAGAGCAAGGCCGACGAGGAAGCCGCGACGCGTTGCCTGCGCTCCCAGGGCAAGGTGCTGCTGCGTCTGGGCTGGGAGATCATTCCCGTGGAGAACATCCTGGCCCAGGGCGAAGGCCTGGGCGTGGAGGTGGCCTCCCTGGATCAGGCTCGACTGGCCGCCGGCATTCTGGAGCGGGGAGTGGATTTCGTGGTGGTCGTGCCCGAGGCCATACATGACCTGAAGGCCATCGTGGCCGCCCTGAAGCTCTCCGAGGGCCGCCTGGAGCTGAGCACGGCCCGGATTGACGCCATCACCCCCGTGGGGCTGGGGCATCGGGTCTGCGTGGACACCTGTTCCCTGCTGCGCACCGGCCAGGGCATGCTGGTGGGCAATTCCAGCGCCTTTACCTTTCTGGTGCATGCCGAGACCGAGGAAAATGCGTATGTCGCGGCCCGGCCCTTCCGGATCAACGCCGGCGCCGTGCATGCCTACACCCTTCTGCCGCGGAACCGGACCGCCTATCTGGGTGAAGTCGCCTCCGGACGGGAAGTGCTGATCGTCGACGCCGAGGGCCGGACATCATTGGCCGTGGTGGGCCGCTCCAAGGTGGAAATCCGGCCCTTGATCCTGATTTCCGCGACCTGCGGGGACAAAGCCGGCACAATCTTTCTGCAGAACGCGGAGACCATCCGCCTGGTCCGTCCCGATGGGACCCCGGTGAGCGTGGTGGCCCTGGTTCCGGGCGATGAAGTGCTTTGCCGGCTGGACACCGCCGGGCGCCATTTCGGCATGGCCATCAGCGAGGAGATCAGCGAAGCATGAGCCCGAACCATTCCGACCCGTCCGAACTGTCGCCCGAGGCCCAGGCCCGCATGGCCGAGCTGCGTCACGGCATCGACGCCATTGACCAGGAACTGCTGACCACCCTCAACCGCCGGGCCGCACTGAGCCTGGAAGTGGGGCGGATCAAGCGCGATTCACGGGACATCATTTTCAAACCGTTCCGGGAAAAGGAACTGCTGACCAGCCTGGCCGCGGCCAACCCCGGCCCGCTCCCGGAAGAGCATCTGCGCAACATCTACCGGGAAATTCTCTCTTCTTCCCGGCGGCTGCAGCGGCCTCAGACCATCGTCTATCTCGGCCCGGAAGGCACCTTTTCCTACTTCGCCGGGGTGGAATACCTGGGTCACAGCGCGGAATTCCAGCCCAAACCGACCCTGCACGAGGTTTTTCAGGCCGTGGTGGCCCGTGAGGCCGAGCTGGGGGTGATTCCCCTGGAAAATTCCCTGCAAGGCACCGTGGGCCAGAGCCTGGACCTGTTCCTGCAATTCGAGGTCCACGTCCAGGCGGAAATCTATTGCAAGATCAGCCACGCCCTGCTCTCCACGGCCAGCCAACTGGCCGACGTGAACACGGTTTACTCCCATCCCCAGGCCCTGGAGCAGTGCTCGACCTGGCTGCGTTCCCACCTGCCCACGGCCCGGATCGTGCCCGCAGAAAGCACGGCCGCCGCCGGTCGCCGGGTGTTGGAGGAGCCGAACAGCGCGGCCATCGGCCACGTCCGCATGGGCCGGATGCTCGGCCTGACCGCCTTGGCCCGGCGGATCGAGGACCAGCCTGACAACTGGACCCGTTTTTTGGTCATCGGCTCCCTTCCCGCCGGCGCCGGAAACCAAGACAAGACGTCCATCCTGTTCACCCTGCCGGACAAACCCGGCGCCCTGGCCGCGGTCCTGAACCTGCTGGCCCGGGAAGGCATCAACATGAAAAAGCTTGAATCCCGGCCCTTTCGCGGCGAAAAATGGAAGTACGTCTTTTTCGTGGATCTGGAATGCGACGTCAGTCGCCAGGAATATCAACAGGTCCTGGCCGACCTGCGCGACAACTGCCACACCCTGCGCATCCTCGGCAGCTACCCGTCCGGGCCGTATCTGGACGTCAGTGAAGGGTGAGCTTTTCACTTCTCAATCTTTTTCAGGAACAATCTATGCCGACCCCCGTCATCCTCCAGGCCCCGGCCTCCAAGTCCCTCTCCCACCGTGCCCTGATCGCCGCGGCTTTGGCCCCTGGTCAGTCCCATTTGAGCAATGTTCTGGAAAGCGAGGATCTGGAGCGGACCCGGGATATTTTGGCCCGGGCCTCGGCCCTGATTGAGCGCGGCGACCCCGGCAAGTACGCGGTTTCGGGCATGCCGCGCGGCCCGCTGGGCCGACAGCGCCAGGACGACCAGGAGCCGCTGGTCATGGACGTGGGCGAGTCCGGGACCACCTGTCGGTTGCTGACCGCGGTACTGGCCGCCGGGCATGGGTCATTTCGGATCCAGGGCCGGGGAAAGATGCACAGTCGGCCCATAGCCAGCCTGGTCACGGCTTTGATTTCCCAGGGGATCGAGGTGGAATATCAGGAGCAGCCGGGCTGCCCACCTTTGCTCCTGCATGCCACCGGACTGCCCGGAGGCGAGGTGACCATCGACCTGGACGAATCCAGCCAGTACCTTTCCGGTCTGCTCCTGGCGGCGCCCTTGGCCCGTGCGGTCATGACCATTTTGGTGGGCGGGAGCAAGGTGGTTTCCTGGCCGTATGTCGGTTTGACCCTGGACATCATGGAACGATTCGGCGTTCGCTTCCAGGTGCAGACCCTGCACCATGAACGCTGGATGGACGTGGACTGGCGCGAGCCCGGCGAGATTGCTCCGGGCCGGTTGCGCATCCGGGTGCAGCCCGGCGCGTACCAGGCCAGGGACATGGCCGTGGAGGGGGACTGGAGCAACGCCTCCTATTTCCTGGCCGCCGGGGCCCTGAGCGCCGTTCCGGTGGGGCTGCGCGGCCTGAATCCCGAGTCTCTTCAGGGCGACCGGGCCATCGTGGACATCCTGGCCCGGATGGGGGCCGTGGTGTCTTGGGATCAAGATCAAGTGACCGTGGTCGGCGGCGAGCTGCGCGGCGTGGACCTGGACATGGGCGCCTGCCCGGACCTGGTGCCCACGGTGGGCGCGGTGGCGGCCCAGGCCAAGGGGGCGACCACGATTCGCAACGTGGCCCATTTGCGGATCAAGGAAAGCGACCGCCTGGACGCGGTGGTCACGGAGCTGGCCCGAATCGGAGCCGGGACCACCGCCTTGGAGGACGGGCTGCGGATCGAACCGGCTCCGCTTCCCGTTGGCAAACGCCTTGCCTTCAAGACCTACGCGGACCATCGCCTGGCCATGAGTCTGTCCCTGCTGGAACTGGGCGGCGTCGGCGTGGACCTGGATCAACCCGGCTGCGTGGCCAAGTCCTTTCCGGAGTTCTGGACGCGGTGGGATGAGCTGAAAGCCGGCCTTGCCGGCGCGGGACGGGCAGCGGCGTGAGCACGACGGGCACGCAAAATCAGGCCGGGACGATTTCCCGGTGCTGCGTGATCGGTTCTCGTGGACGGATGGGCGGTCTGTTCGTCTCCCGCCTGGGCGCCGCCGGGATCGCGGTGATCGGGCTGGATCAGCCCTTGGAGCAAGCCCGGTTGGCCGAGGTGCTGCCCGACCAGGACCTGCTGCTCCTGGCGGTTCCGGCCCCGGCCATGGAGGAAGTTCTGAGTACGTGTTGTTCGTACTGCTCTCCGGAGACCATCGTGATGGACGTCTGCTCCGTGAAGGTCCAGCCTTTGGCCCTGATGCTCCGCCATCATCCAGGCCCAGTGGTGGGCACGCATCCCTTGTTCGGCCAGGAGCCCGGCGACGATCCTCGGGTAGCCGTGACCCCCGGCCGGGACGAGTCCGCGGCCAGGGCCGTGTCCGTACTCATGGAGCAACTGGGCTTCATCCCTTTCCTGACCACCGCGGAAATCCACGACCGGGCCATGGCCTCGGTCCAGGGGCTGAACTTCGTGACCACCTGCGCCTATCTGGCCGCTCTGGCCGGGGACGAGGAAATCCGCGACTTCCTGACCCCGTCCTTCCGCCGCCGCCTGGAAGCGGCCCGCAAGATGCTCACCGAGGACGCAGCCCTGTTCGCGGATTTGTTCGAGGCCAACCCCTACAGCCAGGACGCGGTCCGGCTGTTCCGCTCCCACCTCAACCTCGCCGCTGGCGGGGACGTGGACGTCCTGGCCCAGCGGGCAGGCTGGTGGTGGCGAAGCTCGAAGCAAGGGGGGGAGACCGGCCCGTGAGTCCAGGTGCATCCAGAGTGTGCCGAAGATAAGAAAGCCGCTTCTCCCCCAGGGAGGGCGGTTTTTTTGTTGGGGGTTCAGCGGTTCACGGTTCAGCGGTTCAACGGTTGGGGAGGAATTGCTAAACCGTGAACCACTGAACACTGAACAGTGAACAGTGAACAATGAGCAATGAACAGTGAACAGTGAACAGTGAACAGTGAACAGTGAACCAAAAACAACCAAAGGAGCCATCATGTCAATCGACTTGTCCCAGACCGGCCAGTGGCTGGCAGCGGACGTGCAGACGCCCATCAGCCTGTTTCTTGGGCTGGTGGGGAAGCGGCAGGGGATTTTGCTGGAGAGCGCGGAGGTGGACGGGCGGCTGGGCCGCTATAGTCTGATCGCCTGGGACTTCCGGCTGCGGCTGAGTTGCCGGGACGGGCGGATGGACGTCCAGGCCCAGGATGCCCGCCTGAAAAGTCTGGAAAAGCTCGACGGAGAGGAGTTCATTCCGGCGTTGCGTGAAATCCTGTCCACCGTGCGGATCACGCCCCAGGACGAGTTCGCCGGGTTGCCGGCCCTGGCCCGAGGGCTTTACGGCTACTTCGGCTACGCAATGGCCGGGCTGTTCGAGCCCAAGTTGGCTGAGCAGCTTCCTCCGAGCCAGGCCGATGCCTGTCTGGTTCTACCCGGGCGGGTGGCTCTGTTCGACCATCTGCATCATCGCTGCTGCGTGCTCAGCCTGGACCCGGACCGGTCCGGAGTGGACGAGCTGCAGCAGAGCGCTCCGGACGAGCCGCCGGTGATGGGCCAAGTGCGGCACATCCCCGAGGCCGAGGAGTTCATGGAGCGGGTCCGGCGGACCAAGGAGCTGATCCGCACCGGCGAGGTGATCCAGACCGTGATGTCCACCCGGTTTGAGGCCCCCTTTTCCGGCGAGCCATTTGTCCTTTACCGTCGCTTGCGCCAGATCAACCCCTCGCCGTACATGTTCTTCATGCGCCTGCCCCGGCTGACCCTGCTGGGTTCCTCCCCGGAGTTGCTGGTCCGCTGCCAGGGCGGTCTGCTTCAGTCCCGACCCATCGCCGGAACCCGGTTACGGGGCGAGACCGAAACCCAGGACCGGGAGCTGGCCGAGGAGTTGTTGGCCGATCCCAAGGAACGGGCCGAACATGTGATGCTCGTGGATCTGGGCCGCAACGATTTAGGCCGGATCGCCGCGCCGGGCAGCGTCACGGTGGAAAAGTACATGCAGGTGGAGCGCTTCTCCCACGTGATGCACATGACCTCCTATGTCCAGGCCCAACTGGCTCAGGGCAAGGACGCCCTGGACGTGCTTCAGGCCACCTTCCCTGCCGGGACGGTCAGCGGCGCGCCCAAGATCCGGGCCATGGAGATCATCGCCGAAGAGGAGGGGCTGCCGCGCGGGCCCTATGCCGGGGCCGTGGGCTGGCTGGGCCTGAACCCGGCGGAGGGTCCGGACCGGGATGCGGTCAATCTGGATACGGGGATCACCATCCGCAGCCTCTGGGTGCGAGACGGCCAGGTCCATTTCCAGGCCGGGGCCGGGATCGTTCACGACTCTGATCCACACAAGGAATGGCAGGAATGTCACAACAAGGCCCGAGTGCTTTTTGAAGCCTTCAGCCGCCAGGGAGGAAGTGATGTTTTTACTTATCGATAACTACGACTCGTTCACCTTCAATCTGGTCCAGGCCTTTCAGGTTCTGGGCCGTTTCCCCCATGTGGTCCGCAACGACCAGCCGGAGTTGCTGGGCTTGGCGAGCAGTCCGGAGTTGGAGGCCGTGGTCATTTCTCCGGGGCCGAGCCGACCCGAACAGGCGGGGCTTTGCCTGGAATTCCTGGAGCTGCTGCCCACTACCGTGCCAGTGTTGGGCATTTGTCTGGGACATCAGATTTTGGGACATCATGCAGGGGCCTCGGTGGTGGTGGGTGAGCGGATCATGCACGGCAAGACCTCTCCGGTTCGGCATACTGGCGAAGGCTTGTTCGCCGGGCTGCCCCAGCCCATGGAGTGCGGGCGCTACCATTCCCTGCTGGTCCGGGTGGAGGAAGCGCCGAAGCTGCTGGAGCGCACGGCCTGGACGGAAGATGGTAAGGGCGATGGCGATGGCGAAGACGAGGTCATGGGGCTGCGCTACACGGACCGGCCCTGGGCCGGGGTGCAGTTTCATCCGGAGTCCATTCTGACCCCGGAGGGCCCAAAGCTTTTGGAGAATTTTCTGAAGATGCACGCCTTAACCGCTGAACCCGGAGGTAAGAGCCAATGACCACGCGTATCAGCGACATCCTTGAACAACTGGCCCGCAGGCAGCCGCTGACCGACGTGCAGGCGGACCAGATGTTCAACGCCCTGCTTCTGGGCGAGTTGAGCCAGGCCCAGGCCGGGGCCTTTCTGATGGGCTTGCGGGCCAAGGGCGAGGACTCCACGGATTTGGCCGCCGGGGTGCGGGCCGGGCTGGCCCATGCCCGTCAGATTCCCGGACTTTCCGGGCCGCGGATCGACACCTGCGGCACCGGGGGTGACAATGCCCACAGCTTCAACTGCTCCACGGCCGTGGCTCTGTTTCTGGCCGAACTGGGCTATCAGGTGGTCAAGCACGGCAATCGAGCCGTGTCCTCCTCCTGCGGCAGCGCGGACGTGCTGGAAGCCCTGGGCGTGCCCCTGGAGACGAACCCCGAGGACGTGGCCGGACGGCTGGCCGTCGGCAAGTTCGTCTTCCTCTTCGCTCCGGCCTACCACCCGGCCTTCAGGCACATCATGCCCGTGCGCCGGGATCTGGGCATCCGAACCTTGTTCAATCTGATGGGACCGCTGCTCAACCCGGCCCGGCCCACCCATCAGCTCATCGGCGTGGGCGATCCGGAGGCCCTGTTCACCATGGGCGAGGCCCTGCTGCTCACCGGGGTGGAGCGAGCCCTGGTGGTCCACGGGGCCGGAGGGTTCGACGAGCTGACCACCTTTGGCCCGGCCCGCTGCTATCTGGTCAAGGACGGGATCATGGAAAAGACGGCCATCAATCCGGAACGGCTGGGCTTTGACCGTCATGCGCCGGAGGACGTGGCGGTCCGGGACAAGGACCATGCCGTGGGCGTGCTGCGGGAAATTCTTGGCGGCGACGGCCCAAAGGCCATGGTCCAGATGGCGGCCCTGAATCTGGCGGCCTGCCTTTTTCTGCTGGAAGAGGGCAAGACCCTGGTGGAATGCGCGGATTTGGCCCGGGCCGCGATGAAGCGGGGCGTGAGCGGCCGGGTACTCCATGGGGGACTCCATGGGTAGCTCCATGCTTGAGCGCTTTCGCCAGGCCAAGCAGGTTGAAATCCGGGAGCTGATCTCCCTGGAATCCGCGGGCCGCCTGCCCGAGCCGTCTATCACTCCTCGTCCGTCCCTGGCCAAAGCCTTGCTGGAGCGGGGACCGGGCGCGGTGATCGCGGAGTACAAACGAGCCTCGCCCAGTCGGGGAGTGATCAACGCGAACTGGCCTCCGGACCGGGCCGCCGCCGGGTATGCCCGGGCCGGGGCAGCGGTCTTGTCCGTGCTCACCGAGGAGACCTATTTCCAGGGTAGCCTGGAGTATCTCCCGGTCATGGCCGTTTCCGGCCTGCCCCTGCTGCGCAAGGATTTCCTGCTCCACCCCTTGCAGGTTCGCCAAACCGCCGCCACCCCGGCCTCGGCCCTGCTGCTCATCGCCCGGATGCTCAGCCAGTCGGAGTTGGAAACCATGTTGACAGAATGTCGGACGTTCGGCCTGGAAGCCGTGGTGGAGGTTTTTGACGAGGCGGACTTGGACAAGGCCAAAGCGGCGAACTCGACGCTGATCCAGGTCAACAACCGGGACCTGGATCGACTGACCACGGACCTGCGCATTTCCGAGGATCTGATCCGGCACAAAGCCGAGGGCGAGGTCTGGATCAGCGCCAGCGGGATGAACTCGGCCCAGGACATGGCCCGGATGCGCGACGCCGGATTTCACGGCCTGCTCATCGGCTCCCGGCTGATGCAAGAGCCTGATCCGGGGCAGGCCCTGGCGGACCTGTTGCGAACCATGCGAGAGGTACAATCGTATGCATGAGGAAGTCCGCCAAAGTGACCGGAGGGACGCCGACCCCCTGGTCAAGGTCTGCGGCCTGCGCCGACCCGAGGACGTGAGGCTGTGCGAGGTACTGGGTGTGGACTGGACCGGCTTCATCTTCTATCCGCCAAGCCCCAGAAACGTGAGTCCGGAGCATGTCGCGGCCCTTCCCCGAGGCCGGGCCGCGCGGGTCGGGGTCTTCGTGCTTCAGTCCGCGGAAGAGGTTCGGGAGATCATGGACCGGGCCGAGCTGGACTTGGCCCAGCTTCACGGCGGCCAGGACCGGCGTTTCTGCGAACACGTCGGGCCGGAGCGGGTGGTCAAGGTATTCTGGCCACTTCGGTACGCTGATCTCGCGGATCTGGAGCGGGATATGGCCACGTTCGCGACCTCGTGCCGGGCCGTGCTCCTGGACGCCGGAACCGCGGTGGGAGGCCACGGCGTCAGTCTGAATTTCGCGGCCATGGCCGGTCTGACTTTCCCCCGTCCGTGGCTCCTGGCCGGGGGCCTGGGCCCGGACAATATCCAGGAGGCCGTGCTTCGGTGCCGTCCGTGGGGCGTGGATCTGAATTCCGGGGTGGAAGAGGCTCCGGGAAGGAAGAGTCCCGTGCTGCTGCGGACTGTGCTGGAAAAAATCAAAATGGATGGCGGTTCGCTAACTGTCCACCATGAACCCCAATAAGAGGAACATCACATGAAAAAAGGATATTTCGGCGATTTCGGCGGGCGCTTTGCCCCGGAACTGCTCATGCCCCCGCTGTTGGAACTTGAGGAGGCCATGGAGCGGATCATGGCCGGAGAGGCGTTTCAGCGCGAGTTGACCGAGCTGCTAACCCATTTCGTGGGCCGACCCACGGCCTTGTACCACTGCGCGAACCTCTCGCGGGAGGTCGGTTTCGGCGTCTGGCTGAAACGCGAGGACCTGGCGCATACCGGGGCGCACAAGATCAACAACACCGTGGGCCAGGCCCTGCTGGCCAAGCATATGGGCAAGACCAAGCTGGTGGCCGAAACCGGGGCCGGGCAGCACGGCGTGGCCACGGCCACGGCCGCGGCCCTGCTGGGCCTGGAGTGCATCGTGTACATGGGCGCGGAGGACGTGGTCCGTCAGGCGCACAACGTCCAACGCATGGAACTGCTGGGCGCGACGGTCCGGCCCGTGGAGTCCGGCAGCCGGACCCTCAAGGACGCCATCAACGCGGCCATGCGCCACTGGATCGCCGAGCAGGCCGCCACCCACTACTGCCTGGGCTCGGCCGTGGGACCGCATCCTTTTCCTCTGCTGGTGCGCGAACTGCAGGCCGTGATCGGCCGGGAAGCCTTGGCCCAGTTCCAGGAGCGCACCGGAAAGCTGCCGGACCGGGTCGTGGCCTGTGTGGGCGGCGGGTCCAACGCCATCGGCATGTTCCATGCCTTCGTGCCCCATGAGCAAGTGGCTCTGATCGGCGTGGAAGCCGCCGGGGACGGTTCTCCGGGCTGCTGTCATTCCGCCACGCTAAGCACCGGGACTCCCGGAGTTCTGCACGGAACCATGACCAAGCTCTTGCAGACCATCGAGGGCCAGATCCTGCCTTCCCACTCCCTGGCCCCGGGTTTGGACTACCCCGGCGTGGGCCCGGAACACGCCCATCTCCAGGCCCTGGGCCGGGCCGAATACGTCTGCGTCACCGACGATCAGGCCCTGGCCGGATTCATGCGCCTGGCCCGGGCCGAAGGCATCCTCCCGGCCCTGGAAAGCTCCCATGCCCTGGCCTATGTCCTTGGCCTGTCCGGAACCCTGCCGGTCACCGTCGACGTGATCGTCTGTCTTTCGGGTCGGGGGGATAAGGACTTGGAGATCGTGCGGCAGGCGTTGGTGAAAAGAGAGGGCTGAGGGCTGAGACCTGATGGTTGAAGGTTGAAGCCGGGGTGAATGTCCATGTCAACAGTATACTTCGACCTCTGACTTCTGAATTCTCACTTTTACTAAACTATTCGGAGAACCCTAATGTCCACAAGTCATTTGACCGATAAGATTAATCAAGCCATGGCCCAGGGGCGCAAGGCCGTTATGCCCTACCTGCCCGCAGGATATCCGACCAAGGATGCTTTTTGGAAGCACATCGAGGATCTGGACGCCGCGGGCGCGGACATCATCGAGGTCGGCGTGCCTTTTTCCGATCCCGTGGCCGACGGACCGGTGGTGGAGCAGGCGGCGTTGTGTTGTTTGGAACAAGGCGTAACCTTGGGATGGATTCTGGAAGAGCTGACCCAGAGGCGCTCGGCCATCCAGGCTGGGATCGTGTTGATGGGCTATATGAACCCTTTTCTGCAGTACGGTATTCCCAAGCTGGCCCTGGACGCGGCCCAGGCCGGAGTGAACGGGCTGATCATCGCCGATCTGCCCCTGGAAGAGAGCGACGAGATTCGAAATGTCCTTCAGGAGCAGGGCATCGCCCTGATCCCGCTGGTCGGCCTGAACAGCTCCATGGAGCGGCTCCGGATGCATGCAGATAAAGCCGCGGGCTTCGTCTATTTTGTCTCGGTCATGGGTACCACGGGAGTCCGGGATGCGTTGCCGGAAGAACTCCGGAACGCCCTGATCCAGGCCAGGCAATCTTTTTCCATCCCCCTGGCCCTGGGCTTTGGTCTGCATTCCCCGGCCCAACTCCAAGGCGTGGAAACCGTGGTGGACGGGGTGGTCATGGGCAGTGCTTTGATCCGACACCTGGATGCGACCGGAAAGGTTGGTGATTTTCTGGTCCCTTGGATGATAGCTCGGTAATTTCTATATACGTTGCTTTTTTCACAAGCCTTGACTAGAAAGCGGAGCAAGAAAGTCTTGTATATTCTAATGCTTTTCATTTTTGTGATACTTTTTTGTATGTTGGACCTAAACTGGAGGCGATGATGAAAAAGGTAACGTTCGGGACCATCTTGATCCTATGGTTCGCCCTGGTGTTTCTTCTGCCGCTGGTGATTGGCGCGCAGGGGCCGACGGGCGCAAACTTCGTAGGATCCAAGGAGTGCTCGTACTGTCATCCGGATGAGTATGAACGGTTTACGGCACACGCCAACAAAGCCAAATCCGACCACAGTGTCCGGCTGATGGCGCCCAAGCTGACACCGGAGGAGCTTCGTGAATGTTACGAGTGTCATACTACCGGGTATGGCCAGCCGGGAGGATTTCGAAGCTTCGAGGAAACCCCGGAGATGGCCCATGTGGGGTGTGAAAGCTGTCACGGTCCGGGCTCCGTGCATGCCAGGACAGGCCATCGGGACGACATCGTCGGCAATCTGACTCTCGACGTCTGCCGTCCGTGCCATGAAGACGAGCGGGTCCAGGTAATCAACTACAAGCCGCTGATTTACAGCGGGGCGCATTGACCGCAAGGGAGACGATCATGAATATATTGCGTAACTCCCTGGGAGCAAAGATTCTCATTCTGGTCACCATCTTGACGGCATCGGTTTTCGTGGTGTTGTTGCTTGTCAATTCGTACTGGCAACGCACCGACACCATGTATCAGATCGATGCCATGGGCTCACGGGTGTCGGATCTGCTACAAATGGCCATCGAGGAGCCGATGATCATCGGCGACGACGAGGGAACTCGGGACCAGTTCACCAAGGTCGAGAACCTGTACGCTGATATTGATGTCTTCTTGACTGATTTCCGAGGCAACATCACCTACGCGACACAACCCGCCGCCGTTCGCAAGGACATGACGTCCGTTCATGGTCAGGAGGTCATTCGAGAAGTCCTGCGCGAGGGGCTGAGCAAGGTGACGGATCGGGCCGTACTTTTGGATACCGCGGAGGGGCCGTATTATGTTCGCCTCCGTTCAATCCCTAATGAACCTGGCTGTTATCATTGCCATGGCCGATCCCAACCCATTTTGGGCGCCATGCTGGTTTTTCAGGACGTGGGCGTGGAAATGGCGACGCTCAGAGACCATCAAGTCAAAGGAGCGGCGCTTTCCCTTGGCGGGTTCGCCATTTTGTTGGCCAGTTTGCTGATTTTCATGCGCAGAGCCGTTGTCGGAAAAATCGCGACGCTGAGCGACGCTAGCCAGAAGATCAGTCAGGGCGACTACTCCGTCACCTTTGACATCACCGGTTCCGATGAACTGGGCCGCCTGGCCCGCAACCTGGGGACAATGGTCAAAAGTATCCAGGACCAACTGGAATACAACAAAGAGGTTCTGGAGGGCATTGCCGTCCCCCTCTACGTGACGGACCATGATGAACAGGTCACTTTTATCAACGACCAGGCTGTTGAGTTGCTCGGCAAATCCAGAGAAAGCATCCTCGGGCGCGCGACATGTGAGATGATGGGGGTGGCCCCGGGCTCCTGCGCCGCCTCCCAGGTCATTCGCGAAGGCACGATTGTCAAAGGAAAACGGGAATACGCCCACCCTGATGGACACAATGTGCCGATATACCGTGAGGTTTCACCGCTCAAAAACGCACAGGGTCAGGTGATAGGTGCCATTGGGGTGATTATCGATCTGACTCAGGAGGAAGAAGCCAAGGCCCGGATTCAGAAGCAGCAGGATAATCTGCTTGTCGTTGCCCGCGATGTAACCGAGGTGT
This genomic window from Desulfonatronum sp. SC1 contains:
- the pheA gene encoding prephenate dehydratase, encoding MSPNHSDPSELSPEAQARMAELRHGIDAIDQELLTTLNRRAALSLEVGRIKRDSRDIIFKPFREKELLTSLAAANPGPLPEEHLRNIYREILSSSRRLQRPQTIVYLGPEGTFSYFAGVEYLGHSAEFQPKPTLHEVFQAVVAREAELGVIPLENSLQGTVGQSLDLFLQFEVHVQAEIYCKISHALLSTASQLADVNTVYSHPQALEQCSTWLRSHLPTARIVPAESTAAAGRRVLEEPNSAAIGHVRMGRMLGLTALARRIEDQPDNWTRFLVIGSLPAGAGNQDKTSILFTLPDKPGALAAVLNLLAREGINMKKLESRPFRGEKWKYVFFVDLECDVSRQEYQQVLADLRDNCHTLRILGSYPSGPYLDVSEG
- a CDS encoding 3-dehydroquinate synthase II family protein, which produces MIQVWFKAVPFDKTAVTLALESGVDALIAPADKVDEVKALGRVVVFAEDEVDAIRLESKADEEAATRCLRSQGKVLLRLGWEIIPVENILAQGEGLGVEVASLDQARLAAGILERGVDFVVVVPEAIHDLKAIVAALKLSEGRLELSTARIDAITPVGLGHRVCVDTCSLLRTGQGMLVGNSSAFTFLVHAETEENAYVAARPFRINAGAVHAYTLLPRNRTAYLGEVASGREVLIVDAEGRTSLAVVGRSKVEIRPLILISATCGDKAGTIFLQNAETIRLVRPDGTPVSVVALVPGDEVLCRLDTAGRHFGMAISEEISEA
- a CDS encoding aminodeoxychorismate/anthranilate synthase component II, which codes for MFLLIDNYDSFTFNLVQAFQVLGRFPHVVRNDQPELLGLASSPELEAVVISPGPSRPEQAGLCLEFLELLPTTVPVLGICLGHQILGHHAGASVVVGERIMHGKTSPVRHTGEGLFAGLPQPMECGRYHSLLVRVEEAPKLLERTAWTEDGKGDGDGEDEVMGLRYTDRPWAGVQFHPESILTPEGPKLLENFLKMHALTAEPGGKSQ
- a CDS encoding anthranilate synthase component I family protein, whose translation is MSIDLSQTGQWLAADVQTPISLFLGLVGKRQGILLESAEVDGRLGRYSLIAWDFRLRLSCRDGRMDVQAQDARLKSLEKLDGEEFIPALREILSTVRITPQDEFAGLPALARGLYGYFGYAMAGLFEPKLAEQLPPSQADACLVLPGRVALFDHLHHRCCVLSLDPDRSGVDELQQSAPDEPPVMGQVRHIPEAEEFMERVRRTKELIRTGEVIQTVMSTRFEAPFSGEPFVLYRRLRQINPSPYMFFMRLPRLTLLGSSPELLVRCQGGLLQSRPIAGTRLRGETETQDRELAEELLADPKERAEHVMLVDLGRNDLGRIAAPGSVTVEKYMQVERFSHVMHMTSYVQAQLAQGKDALDVLQATFPAGTVSGAPKIRAMEIIAEEEGLPRGPYAGAVGWLGLNPAEGPDRDAVNLDTGITIRSLWVRDGQVHFQAGAGIVHDSDPHKEWQECHNKARVLFEAFSRQGGSDVFTYR
- the trpD gene encoding anthranilate phosphoribosyltransferase, whose protein sequence is MTTRISDILEQLARRQPLTDVQADQMFNALLLGELSQAQAGAFLMGLRAKGEDSTDLAAGVRAGLAHARQIPGLSGPRIDTCGTGGDNAHSFNCSTAVALFLAELGYQVVKHGNRAVSSSCGSADVLEALGVPLETNPEDVAGRLAVGKFVFLFAPAYHPAFRHIMPVRRDLGIRTLFNLMGPLLNPARPTHQLIGVGDPEALFTMGEALLLTGVERALVVHGAGGFDELTTFGPARCYLVKDGIMEKTAINPERLGFDRHAPEDVAVRDKDHAVGVLREILGGDGPKAMVQMAALNLAACLFLLEEGKTLVECADLARAAMKRGVSGRVLHGGLHG
- a CDS encoding prephenate dehydrogenase/arogenate dehydrogenase family protein, which gives rise to MSTTGTQNQAGTISRCCVIGSRGRMGGLFVSRLGAAGIAVIGLDQPLEQARLAEVLPDQDLLLLAVPAPAMEEVLSTCCSYCSPETIVMDVCSVKVQPLALMLRHHPGPVVGTHPLFGQEPGDDPRVAVTPGRDESAARAVSVLMEQLGFIPFLTTAEIHDRAMASVQGLNFVTTCAYLAALAGDEEIRDFLTPSFRRRLEAARKMLTEDAALFADLFEANPYSQDAVRLFRSHLNLAAGGDVDVLAQRAGWWWRSSKQGGETGP
- the aroA gene encoding 3-phosphoshikimate 1-carboxyvinyltransferase, with translation MPTPVILQAPASKSLSHRALIAAALAPGQSHLSNVLESEDLERTRDILARASALIERGDPGKYAVSGMPRGPLGRQRQDDQEPLVMDVGESGTTCRLLTAVLAAGHGSFRIQGRGKMHSRPIASLVTALISQGIEVEYQEQPGCPPLLLHATGLPGGEVTIDLDESSQYLSGLLLAAPLARAVMTILVGGSKVVSWPYVGLTLDIMERFGVRFQVQTLHHERWMDVDWREPGEIAPGRLRIRVQPGAYQARDMAVEGDWSNASYFLAAGALSAVPVGLRGLNPESLQGDRAIVDILARMGAVVSWDQDQVTVVGGELRGVDLDMGACPDLVPTVGAVAAQAKGATTIRNVAHLRIKESDRLDAVVTELARIGAGTTALEDGLRIEPAPLPVGKRLAFKTYADHRLAMSLSLLELGGVGVDLDQPGCVAKSFPEFWTRWDELKAGLAGAGRAAA